The following are encoded together in the Oncorhynchus nerka isolate Pitt River linkage group LG23, Oner_Uvic_2.0, whole genome shotgun sequence genome:
- the LOC135563998 gene encoding uncharacterized protein LOC135563998 — protein sequence MGILKLTVKDVFCFQGNSLEGAYDVALNTEEKHDDILRRARAVGGERPMSHYEITSLARNNFRVVTVNIYNPYVKDEEVRAFLGRYMANISSARHLKDSLGFWNGRRGFQALLREDPKGRGGYLHPPAMFSLGADRGMLFYARQPPFCRRCMAYGHIFASCSARKCRFCGSGEHEAKDCDKPKACHGCGSSAHLWRGCPARQRSYASVGGAGAGDGGRRGGEGSTPHDQSTGPEGKAARKEEEQEVADGREKETEGTGVGEPGKAAEEGNRVEEHEREESEGGVVEKETVEEQVEWGKVPGGRDEGMVEELAGGGWYLSTAAITKEESEEEGAIGRQ from the coding sequence atggggattctaaagctgacggtgaaggacgtgttttgctTCCAAGgtaactcgttggagggagcatacgacgtggcactaaatacagaggagaaacatgatgatatcctgagaagggcaagagcagtgggaggtgagaggccgatgagccactatgaaataacaagcctggcgaggaacaactttagggttgtaactgtcaacatttacaacccatacgttaaggacgaagaggtgagggcctttctggggagatacatggctaacatctcctcagcaaggcacctcaaagactcccttgggttttggaatgggaggagaggcttccaggccctcctcagggaggacccaaagggacgtggtggctacctccatcctcctgctatgttctccctaggggctgacagggggatgttgttttatgcacgtcagcccccattttgcaggcgCTGTATGGCCTACGGCCACATCTTCGCCTCGTGCAgcgcaagaaaatgcagattttgtggatCTGGGGAGCACGAGGCGaaggattgtgacaagcctaaggcgtgccacgggtgtggctcgtcagcacacctgtggcgaGGGTGCCCGGCTCGTCAGAGGTCATACGCGTCTgtggggggagcaggagcgggtgatgggggaagaagaggaggggaaggaagcacgcctcatgaccagagtacaggtccagaggggaaggccgcaAGGAAGGAGGAAGAGCAAGAAgtggcggatggaagagagaaggaaacggaaggcacaggagtaggagaaccaggaaaagcggcggaagaaggcaaccgagtggaggagcatgagagagaagaaagcgagggaggagtggtggagaaggagacggtggaagagcaaGTGGAGTGGGGGAAAGTGCccggtggaagagatgagggtatggtggaggagctggcggggggagggtggtatctctccactgccgccatcaccaaagaagagagtgaagaggagggtgcgattggccgacagtga